The DNA sequence ATAAAACAGGATCTCGCACGTCGTCAGTTGCTTACTATGGTACTTGGTAGTGAATTTATCTTACCGATGGAAGTGCAGCAAGCTAATCGCTTACAAGCTCAAAAACGTGTGGCAAGAGTGCTAACGGTTAAAGCGAGTGATTTTGCTGATAAAGATCCCATCAGTGAACAAGAAATATCGACTTATTACGAAAACAACAGCCAGTTTTTTCAAACAGCTGAGCAAGTCAGTGTCGATTATGTTGTCTTAGATGGTTCATTGTTAGCTGACCGGGTGACCTTAAGCAGTGAAGAGCTGGAAAAATATTACGACATGCACGCATCTGATTATCAGCGTGGTGAAAAGCGCAAAGTTGCGCATATCTTACTGCTCGGAGACAACAGTGCGGCAAAAGAAAAAGCGCAAGCTATTTTGTCTGAACTTGAAGAGGGGGCTGATTTTGCACAACTTGCCGCTCAAAAATCAGAGGATAGCTATTCTGCTGAAAATAATGGTGAATTGGACTGGTTTGAACGTGGTGTAATGGATCCTGCATTTGATGACGCTGCATTTAAGCTCACCAAAGAAGCGCCTTTGTCGAATATTGTTAAATCACAATTTGGTTATCACATCATCAAATTAGTTGATATTCAAGAAAGTAAGAAATTACCTTTGTCCGAGGTGACAGCGCAAGTTGAGAACGCCGCCAAACGGGAAGAAATGAATAATCTTTATTATGAGCTGCATCAAAGGTTAAGTGAAGCCGCCTTTGAAAGACCTGATAATTTAGATGAAGCTGCTAGAGTGCTTGGCACAGATATTCAACATACAGAACTGTTTTCAGCTGCAGAGGCGCCCGAACCGCTTACAGATAATGCGGTTTTAAAAATCGTATTTGATAGCGCATTTCGTGAAGATAGAATGAACTCAGAGCTTATTGAGCTTTCTGAAAATAAAGTGATTGTTGTCCATGTTAATCGTTATCAAGCGGCGGCATTACAACCACTTGCTGACGTTTCTGAGCAGATTATAGCGCAGCTACAGGCACAGAAAGCGCATAAAAACACAGAAGAGTTTGTTAAGTCGTTAATGGTCAAGTTGAAGGCACAAGAGTCGATTGAAACTATCTTGACTGAGAAAAATTTGGCATTCAGTGACCCGTCAACCTTTACACGTAATGACAGTGAGCTTGATTATCGTGTGATGCAGGCGGTCTTTAAATTAGCTAAACCAACGGAGCAGCAAGCGACCTACGATTGGGTGACCACAAGTA is a window from the Psychromonas ingrahamii 37 genome containing:
- a CDS encoding SurA N-terminal domain-containing protein, which translates into the protein MLDKMREGAQGATAKIIIVVIILSFALAGVSSYLGGSGISVAVTVNDEEISKATVDQAYQNERTRLEQQYGEQFALLASTPNFNQKIRQQAMQTVISERLLTQAIKDMGLRIGDEQVKQEIRKMKEFQVDGNFNNEQYLSLLRRASYTPAQFSQSIKQDLARRQLLTMVLGSEFILPMEVQQANRLQAQKRVARVLTVKASDFADKDPISEQEISTYYENNSQFFQTAEQVSVDYVVLDGSLLADRVTLSSEELEKYYDMHASDYQRGEKRKVAHILLLGDNSAAKEKAQAILSELEEGADFAQLAAQKSEDSYSAENNGELDWFERGVMDPAFDDAAFKLTKEAPLSNIVKSQFGYHIIKLVDIQESKKLPLSEVTAQVENAAKREEMNNLYYELHQRLSEAAFERPDNLDEAARVLGTDIQHTELFSAAEAPEPLTDNAVLKIVFDSAFREDRMNSELIELSENKVIVVHVNRYQAAALQPLADVSEQIIAQLQAQKAHKNTEEFVKSLMVKLKAQESIETILTEKNLAFSDPSTFTRNDSELDYRVMQAVFKLAKPTEQQATYDWVTTSTDDYALIELTSVEELDSELKNVDKIQKLEERLQRLFSESTYQALSMALMANADIKYPAE